From a region of the Falco peregrinus isolate bFalPer1 chromosome 5, bFalPer1.pri, whole genome shotgun sequence genome:
- the PDE12 gene encoding 2',5'-phosphodiesterase 12, which translates to MWRRLRSALRRLGGSPAALPAEGARPPAGRGAMERAVVRCVPSEAKLSLRFVLPDGSARHMQRDQAEPLGRALARIAANAAKGRTKAAKKNKKARAEGGPAAEGGPEAAAVPAVRLFSRDGEAVAEEVPNAAAWQDGAVLQIGEAQYRVERNPPALTELQLPRSLLAGFPVCPKLSAEFAAPQHCLFRWYREQRPAPGGEAAAGGGGGGPAWVEAAVGERVFTPPNALVGLRLKLSCTPGDAAQRYGPPREVESSGPVEAGPGACTFDARHLYTGRVCGGGALRAVSYNVLADVYAQTEFSRTVLYPYCAPYALELDYRQNLLKKELAGYSADLICLQEVDKSVFVDSLAPALDAFGLEGLFKIKEKQHEGLATFYRRDKFSLLSRHDVAFSEALLTDPQHKELCDKLARYPAVQEKVLQRSSVLQVSVLQSTTDPSRKICAANTHLYWHPKGGNIRLIQIAVALSHIKHVACDLYPGIPVIFCGDFNSTPSSGTYSFISSGSIAEDHEDWVSNGEEERCNMALSHPFKLLSACGEPAYTNYVGGFHGCLDYIFIDKNALEVEQVIPMPSHEEVTTHQALPSVSHPSDHIALVCDLKWK; encoded by the exons ATGTGGCGCCGGCTGCGCTCCGCCCTCAGGAGGCTCGGCGGCTcgcccgccgccctccccgccgaaggcgcccgcccgcccgccggccgcggCGCCATGGAGCGGGCCGTGGTGCGCTGCGTGCCCTCCGAGGCCAAGCTGAGCCTGCGGTTCGTGCTGCCCGACGGCAGCGCCCGGCACATGCAGCGGGACCAAGCGGAGCCGCTGGGCCGGGCGCTGGCCCGCATCGCCGCCAACGCCGCCAAGGGCCGCACCAAGGCGGCAAAGAAGAACAAGAAGGCGCGGGCGGagggcggcccggcggcggaGGGCggcccggaggcggcggcggtgcCGGCCGTGCGGCTGTTCTCCCGCGACGGGGAGGCGGTGGCCGAGGAGGTGCCGAACGCGGCGGCCTGGCAGGACGGCGCCGTGCTGCAGATCGGGGAGGCGCAGTACCGCGTGGAGCGCAACCCGCCGGCGCTCACCGAGCTGCAGCTGCCGCGCTCGCTGCTGGCCGGCTTCCCCGTCTGCCCCAAGCTGAGCGCCGAGTTCGCCGCGCCGCAGCACTGCCTGTTCCGCTGGTACCGCGAGCAGCGCCCGGCGCCtggcggggaggcggcggcgggcggcggcggcggcggcccggcctGGGTGGAGGCGGCGGTGGGCGAGCGCGTCTTCACGCCCCCCAACGCGCTGGTGGGGCTGCGGCTGAAGCTGAGCTGCACGCCCGGGGACGCGGCGCAGCGCTACGGGCCGCCCCGCGAGGTGGAGAGCAGCGGCCCCGTGGAGGCCGGGCCCGGCGCCTGCACCTTCGACGCGCGGCACCTGTACACCGGGCGGGTGTGCGGCGGGGGCGCGCTGCGCGCCGTCTCCTACAACGTGCTGGCCGACGTGTACGCGCAGACAGAGTTCTCCCGCACCGTGCTGTACCCCTACTGCGCGCCCTACGCCCTGGAGCTCGACTACCGGCAGAACCTGCTCAAGAAGGAGCTGGCGGGCTACAGCGCCGACCTGATCTGCCTGCAGGAAGTGGACAAGTCCGTCTTCGTGGACAGCTTGGCCCCAGCCCTGGATGCTTTCGGGCTCGAGGGGCTGTTCAAGATTAAGGAGAAGCAGCACGAAGGTCTGGCCACTTTCTACCGCAGGGACAAGTTCAGCCTGCTCAGCCGGCACGACGTCGCGTTCAGCGAGGCCCTGCTCACCGACCCCCAGCACAAGGAGCTGTGCGACAAGCTGGCCCGGTACCCCGCGGTGCAGGAGAAGGTGCTGCAGAGGTCGTCGGTGCTGCAG GTTTCAGTTCTTCAGTCTACAACCGATCCTTCCAGGAAGATTTGTGCAGCTAATACCCACCTATACTGGCACCCGAAAG GTGGAAACATCCGTCTCATCCAAATTGCTGTAGCCTTGTCTCACATCAAGCACGTAGCATGTGACTTGTATCCTGGTATACCAGTCATATTCTGTGGAGATTTTAATAGTACACCATCGTCTGGAACGTACAGTTTTATTAGCAGCGGCAGCATTGCGGAAGATCATGAAGACTGGGTCTCAAATGGTGAAGAAGAAAGGTGCAATATGGCTCTCAGCCATCCTTTCAAACTGCTAAGTGCTTGTGGAGAACCTGCTTATACAAACTATGTTGGTGGGTTTCATGGGTGTCTGGACTACATTTTCATTGACAAAAATGCTCTAGAGGTTGAACAGGTCATTCCGATGCCAAGTCATGAAGAAGTAACAACCCATCAGGCTTTGCCAAGTGTTTCACATCCTTCCGATCATATAGCATTAGTATGTGACTTAAAGTGGAAATAG
- the ASB14 gene encoding ankyrin repeat and SOCS box protein 14 — translation MYNSTYMFDDDSDDEIPTQQAIQESLQDRHKVEASGSAKEDESFQYIASKEHGKIVAAIRTGQEEALMKLVRHSSAFEEADQQGWLPVHEAAAQLNKNILEITLKASRAITWEQKTLKGETPLVVAVRNCFADNVRFLLLNGCNPNVKNEEGDSPLVIAIKQDSYEIASLLINSGAKVNLQCVHKRTALHEAARLGRKDLVKLLLRSGADPDPRSGYGLTPLALAAQIGHTEIMELLLQKGADVLSQAMDCASVLFEAAGGGNPDSLSLLLEYGADANVPKHSGHLPIHRAAYRGHFLALKNLVPVTNFDAIKESGISPVHSAAAGAHPQCLEFLLQSGFDANFMLDQRVRKGYDDHRKSALYFAVSNGDICSTQLLLNAGALPNQDPINCLQIALRMGNYELMNLLLRHGANVNYFCRVNTTHFPSALQYALKDEVMLRMLMNYGYDVHRCFDCPRGNSSHSQYVTAGWTSTVIKDTMFCEVITLSWLKHLSGKVVRVMLDYVDHVNICWKLEAVLKEQELWPDINLILTNPRSLKHLCRLKIRDCMGRLRLRCPVFMSFLPLPNCLKDYILYKEYDLYGQENFIGTYNLNCT, via the exons ATGTATAATTCTACATACATGTTTGATGATGATTCTGATGATGAAATCCCTACCCAACAAGCTATTCAGGAAAGCTTACAAGATAGGCATAAAGTTGAAGCAAGTGGCAGTGCAAAAGAGGATGAAAG TTTCCAGTATATTGCAAGTAAAGAACATGGGAAGATAGTTGCAGCAATTCGGACGG GCCAAGAAGAGGCCTTGATGAAGTTGGTGAGGCACAGTTCAGCTTTTGAAGAAGCAGATCAGCAAGGCTGGCTTCCTGTGCATGAAGCTGCAGCACAACTAAATAAGAACATCCTTGAAATAACTTTGAAAG cctCCCGTGCCATTACATGGGAACAGAAGACTCTAAAGGGGGAAACACCTCTCGTGGTGGCAGTAAGAAATTGCTTTGCAGACAACGTCCGCTTTCTCCTGCTCAATGGCTGCAACCCCAATGTTAAGAATGAAGAGGGAGATTCTCCTTTAGTTATAG CAATTAAACAAGATTCGTATGAAATTGCCTCCTTGTTGATAAATTCTGGTGCAAAAGTGAATTTGCAGTGTGTCCACAAGAGGACTGCTTTACACGAGGCAGCCAGACTAGGCAGGAAGGATCTGGTAAAGCTGCTCCTTCGTTCTGGAGCAGATCCCGACCCTCGCAGCGGATATGGGCTCACACCTCTAGCGCTGGCTGCGCAGATTGGACATACAGAAATCATGGAGCTCTTATTGCAAAAAG GTGCAGATGTTCTTTCACAGGCGATGGATTGTGCTTCTGTATTATttgaagcagcaggaggaggaaatccAGATTCTCTGAGTCTTTTACTAGAATATGGGGCTGATGCCAATGTACCAAAGCACTCGGGTCATTTGCCCATCCACAGAGCTGCATATAGAGGACACTTTCT agCTCTAAAAAATTTAGTTCCAGTTACCAATTTTGATGCCATTAAAGAAAGTGGGATAAGTCCAGttcactcagcagcagcaggagcacatCCTCAGTGCCTCGAGTTTCTCCTCCAGTCTGGATTTGATGCCAATTTTATGCTGGATCAGAGAGTGCGTAAAGGCTACGATGACCACCGGAAATCAGCACTGTACTTTGCCGTTTCCAACGGGGATATCTGTTCAACACAGTTGCTGTTGAATGCTGGAGCCCTGCCAAACCAAGATCCCATCAACTGCCTCCAAATAGCCTTGAGAATGGGCAACTATGAGTTAATGAATCTACTGCTCCGACATGGAGCTAATGTCAATTACTTCTGCAGAGTGAATACAACCCATTTCCCATCGGCTCTGCAGTACGCTCTGAAAGATGAAGTCATGTTAAGAATGTTGATGAACTATGGGTACGATGTGCACCGCTGCTTTGACTGCCCTCGGGGAAACAGTTCGCATTCCCAGTATGTGACTGCGGGATGGACTTCTACTGTTATCAAAGATACAATG TTCTGCGAAGTGATAACCTTGTCATGGTTGAAGCATCTGTCTGGGAAGGTAGTGCGAGTGATGTTGGATTACGTCGATCACGTTAATATCTGCTGGAAGCTGGAAGCGGTTCTCAAAGAACAGGAACTCTGGCCAGACATCAATTTGATTTTAA CAAATCCTCGCTCTCTGAAGCATCTTTGTCGTCTGAAGATACGGGATTGCATGGGCCGGTTGCGTCTCCGTTGTCCTGTCTTCATGAGCTTCCTTCCACTGCCAAACTGCTTGAAAGACTACATACTGTACAAGGAATACGATCTTTATGGACAGGAAAACTTTATAGGAACCTACAACCTCAACTGTACGTAA